A single region of the Leptotrichia sp. OH3620_COT-345 genome encodes:
- a CDS encoding phosphopentomutase, producing the protein MEQGRFIVIVLDSYGIGYMEDVSEVRPADLGANTCKHIIDSIPELKLENLEKLGLMNALGENYGKMKINPKAVFGKSELMHYGGDTFLGHQEIMGTYPVKPLTAPFSYYIDTVYEALVKEDYKVEKIGEKLQYLWVNDCVAIGDNLETDLGQVYNVTATFQNISFEEELKIGQIVRKIVETERVIVFGGTEATVESIKAAKEEKKGKYIGINAPKSKVYEKGYMVRHLGYGINPETQVPTILGKENIPVILVGKVADIVFNEQGKNFMNLVDTDEIFSITLSEIDKLKKGFICVNIQETDLAGHAENPRKYAEVLKISDEYIGKIIEKLNENDILIITADHGNDPTIGHSQHTRENVPILIYKKGLENVNIGHRKTMSDIGATVAEYFKTENPENGKSFLNILK; encoded by the coding sequence ATGGAACAGGGACGATTTATAGTAATAGTATTGGACAGTTACGGGATTGGATATATGGAGGATGTATCTGAAGTAAGACCGGCAGATTTAGGTGCAAATACTTGTAAACACATAATAGATAGTATACCTGAGCTGAAACTTGAAAATCTTGAAAAATTAGGTCTGATGAATGCACTTGGAGAAAACTATGGAAAAATGAAGATAAATCCCAAAGCTGTGTTTGGAAAATCTGAACTTATGCACTATGGAGGAGATACTTTTTTAGGTCATCAGGAAATAATGGGGACATATCCTGTGAAACCGTTAACAGCCCCTTTCAGTTATTATATAGATACTGTTTATGAAGCCCTTGTAAAGGAAGATTATAAAGTTGAAAAAATAGGAGAAAAACTTCAATACTTATGGGTGAATGACTGTGTAGCTATTGGGGATAATCTGGAAACGGATTTAGGTCAAGTTTATAATGTGACAGCAACTTTTCAGAATATTTCTTTTGAAGAAGAGCTGAAAATAGGTCAAATTGTAAGAAAAATTGTAGAAACTGAAAGAGTGATAGTGTTTGGAGGAACTGAGGCTACAGTGGAAAGCATAAAAGCTGCAAAAGAGGAAAAAAAAGGAAAGTATATAGGAATAAATGCTCCAAAATCAAAAGTTTATGAAAAAGGATATATGGTTCGGCATTTAGGTTATGGAATAAACCCTGAAACACAGGTTCCAACAATTCTAGGAAAAGAAAATATACCTGTAATACTTGTAGGAAAAGTTGCCGACATTGTATTCAATGAGCAGGGGAAAAATTTTATGAACCTTGTAGATACTGATGAAATATTTAGTATTACCCTTTCGGAAATAGATAAACTTAAAAAAGGTTTTATATGTGTCAATATTCAGGAAACAGACCTTGCAGGACATGCTGAAAATCCCCGAAAATATGCCGAAGTACTTAAAATAAGTGACGAATATATAGGAAAAATAATTGAAAAATTAAATGAAAATGATATATTGATAATCACAGCAGATCACGGAAATGATCCGACAATAGGTCATTCCCAACATACAAGGGAAAATGTACCTATACTTATTTATAAAAAAGGTTTGGAAAATGTGAATATCGGTCATAGGAAAACTATGTCCGATATAGGAGCAACAGTAGCGGAATATTTTAAAACGGAAAATCCTGAAAATGGAAAAAGCTTTTTGAATATATTAAAATAA
- a CDS encoding NAD(P)-dependent oxidoreductase, translating to MKIAVIGANGKVGSRIVKEAVNRGHKVTAIVRNENKSVAGDAILKDLFHLTEKDLENFDIVITAFSAWTLEMLVQHTTSLQHLSNLLSGKNTRLLVVGGAGSLYMDKEHKLQLLNTPDFPEEYKPVANAMAEGLAELRKRNNVQWTYISPAADFNENGKKTGKYIIAGEEFTVNDKGESQISYNDYASAMLDEIEKGNNIKKRISVLRK from the coding sequence ATGAAAATAGCAGTTATAGGTGCTAATGGAAAAGTAGGAAGCCGTATTGTTAAAGAAGCGGTAAATAGAGGACATAAAGTAACGGCAATAGTTCGTAACGAAAATAAAAGTGTGGCAGGAGATGCTATTCTTAAAGATTTATTTCACCTTACAGAAAAGGATTTAGAAAATTTTGATATAGTAATTACGGCATTTTCAGCATGGACTCTTGAAATGCTGGTTCAGCACACTACATCTCTACAACATTTAAGTAATCTTCTGTCAGGAAAAAATACACGTTTACTGGTAGTAGGTGGAGCAGGAAGTCTATACATGGACAAGGAACATAAACTCCAATTATTGAATACTCCTGATTTCCCTGAAGAGTACAAGCCTGTAGCAAATGCCATGGCAGAGGGACTGGCAGAACTAAGAAAAAGAAATAACGTTCAGTGGACATATATAAGCCCTGCAGCTGATTTTAACGAAAATGGTAAAAAAACAGGAAAATATATTATAGCAGGAGAAGAATTTACTGTTAACGACAAAGGCGAAAGCCAGATAAGCTATAATGATTATGCTTCAGCTATGCTTGATGAAATCGAAAAAGGCAATAATATTAAAAAAAGAATATCTGTTCTAAGAAAATAG
- a CDS encoding helix-turn-helix domain-containing protein, giving the protein MDKKAFPLCPVEITLMMISNKWKALIIRELLGGTKRFNELKKNINNISQKVLTSNLREMEKSGLLTRKVYPEVPPKVEYTLTEIGKSLNSVLGEMYKWGENYKSDQSQ; this is encoded by the coding sequence ATGGATAAAAAAGCATTCCCTTTATGCCCTGTTGAAATAACACTGATGATGATTTCAAATAAATGGAAAGCACTTATTATAAGAGAGTTGCTTGGAGGGACAAAGAGATTCAATGAACTGAAAAAAAATATAAATAATATTTCTCAGAAAGTTTTGACTTCAAATTTAAGGGAAATGGAAAAAAGCGGATTACTGACAAGAAAAGTATATCCTGAAGTACCTCCGAAAGTGGAATATACATTGACGGAAATAGGAAAAAGTCTAAACTCCGTGTTGGGAGAAATGTACAAATGGGGAGAGAATTATAAAAGTGACCAAAGTCAGTGA